A portion of the Malassezia japonica chromosome 3, complete sequence genome contains these proteins:
- the PMC1 gene encoding P-type Ca(2+) transporter (COG:P; EggNog:ENOG503NX5D; TransMembrane:7 (i122-139o167-186i317-339o361-385i715-732o744-764i785-805o)) produces MQRVSTFFKGNADALEQERINKELQEKLWADPAPFRFKPGQLCSLIDPEDYEALRKMGGVNGLLAGVGSNPESGIMPDTSAKDGKYAGTVADRERVYGRNVLPERKSKSLLTLMWLALQDKILIVLIIAAIVSLALGFYTDFGQEERVPCLNPDEGETDCKAPKVDWVEGVAILVAVLIVDLVGSLNDWQKERQFRTLDAKKEARDVTVLRSGTKHQVDVHDVLVGDICDESSATGESDMISKLPYDEYTKELDSATGPLKHKSCFMISGSKVLEGVGEFAVTAVGPMSFNGKLMMSLREEPENTPLQTKLNHMAELIAKLGTTAGLVLFIALMIRYFVQLGYDKDDGTPTLDASKYGRKFIDILIISVTIIVVATMANATCVCTDKTGTLTQNKMNVVAGCIGCDLHFQDRIKFEVDNSAPSDDLVVMEDMSSQLPTSVRKLLTDSICINSTAFIPDRSDPVEEEEKPVEKPWYVKLFSSSPKKMQVAESESPFIGSKTETALLTMVINLNWGDYASIRKATQVVQMIPFGSKRKSMGVVIKTDHGYLALHKQAAEGEIPTLPIDDALRTNLEDTIKGYASQSLRTISLCYRDFESWPPPNAPTEEGEVKYEFLAQEMTLLGITAIEDPLRQGVPEAVRACGRAGVQVKMCTGDNILTARSIANQCGIFKPGSEVAKEASDIILLDDNFSSIVNAIMWGRCVNDAVRKFLQFQFTVNIVAVIVTFVSAIASDSENSVLTAVQLLWLNLIMDTLAALALATDPADESSLDRNPDRSSAPLVTTEMWKHIVVQSIYQIIVILVLNFEDNYSDWNEPTVGRLAKELGAYSRIQDNPYLSQLKGGYTT; encoded by the exons ATGCAAAGGGTGTCTACCTTCTTCAAGGGAAACGCTGATGCCCTTGAGCAAGAGCGTATTAATAAGGAGCTTCAGGAGAAGCTCTGGGCAGATCCGGCCCCTTTTCGCTTCAAGCCGGGTCAGCTTTGTTCGCTAATTGACCCCGAAGACTACGAGGCACTGCGCAAAATGGGCGGTGTGAATGGCCTGCTTGCAGGTGTAGGATCCAACCCGGAGTCGGGTATCATGCCCGATACTTCTGCGAAAGACGGAAAGTATGCGGGTACGGTAGCggaccgcgagcgcgtgtaTGGACGTAATGTCTTGCCTGAGCGCAAGTCCAAGAGTCTTTTGACGCTCATGTGGCTTGCACTGCAAGACAAGATCCTTATTGTACTGATTATTGCAGCAATCGTGTCGCTTGCGCTTGGTTTCTACACGGATTTTGGTCAGGAAGAGCGTGTGCCGTGTCTGAACCCAGATGAAGGTGAAACGGATTGTAAAGCACCCAAGGTCGACTGGGTCGAGGGTGTTGCAATTCTCGTTGCTGTGCTCATTGTCGACCTGGTCGGCTCTTTGAACGACTGGCAAAAAGAACGCCAATTTCGTACCTTGGATGCAAAGAAAGAAGCGCGTGATGTAACCGTCCTCCGCAGCGGTACAAAGCATCAAGTGGATGTGCATGATGTCCTGGTCGGTGACATT TGCGATGAGTCCAGCGCTACCGGCGAGTCCGATATGATTTCAAAGCTGCCTTATGATGAATACACAAAGGAGTTGGACAGTGCTACCGGGCCGCTGAAGCACAAGAGCTGCTTTATGATCTCGGGCTCCAAGGTTCTGGAAGGTGTCGGCGAGTTTGCCGTGACGGCTGTAGGACCCATGAGTTTTAACGGCAAGCTCATGATGTCGCTCCGTGAGGAGCCAGAGAACACCCCGCTGCAAACCAAACTGAATCACATGGCAGAGCTTATTGCAAAGCTTGGTACTACCGCCGGTCTGGTCTTGTTCATCGCCTTGATGATTCGTTACTTTGTGCAACTTGGCTACGATAAGGATGATGGGACGCCTACGTTGGATGCAAGCAAGTATGGCCGGAAATTTATCGACATCCTAATCATCTCTGTCACGATTATTGTCGTGGCT ACGATGGCCAATGCTACTTGTGTCTGCACCGACAAGACGGGCACACTTACGCAAAACAAGATGAATGTGGTTGCAGGATGCATTGGATGTGATTTGCATTTCCAAGACAGGATCAAGTTTGAAGTGGATAACTCGGCGCCGTCTGACGACTTGGTTGTCATGGAAGACATGTCTTCTCAGCTTCCCACCTCGGTCCGCAAGCTCCTTACCGACTCTATCTGCATCAATTCCACAGCTTTCATCCCTGACCGGTCTGATCCGGTAGAGGAAGAAGAGAAGCCAGTGGAGAAGCCATGGTATGTCAAGCTCTTTTCGAGCAGTCCCAAGAAGATGCAGGTGGCCGAGTCTGAGTCACCATTTATTGGCTCTAAAACGGAAACGGCTCTTCTCACCATGGTGATCAACTTGAACTGGGGAGACTATGCATCAATTCGTAAGGCAACGCAAGTCGTGCAAATGATTCCATTTGGCTCAAAGCGGAAGTCGATGGGTGTAGTGATCAAGACGGACCATGGCTACC TTGCATTGCACAAACAGGCCGCTGAAGGCGAAATTCCTACGCTTCCGATTGACGACGCTTTGCGCACCAACTTGGAAGATACCATTAAAGGATATGCTTCGCAGTCTTTGCGCACCATCTCCCTGTGCTACCGTGACTTTGAGTCTTGGCCACCGCCTAATGCCCCTACAGAAGAAGGTGAAGTCAAGTACGAGTTCCTCGCTCAAGAAATGACCCTCTTGGGTATTACTGCTATTGAGGATCCGCTTCGTCAAGGTGTGCCTGAAGCTGTTCGTGCCTGTGGGCGTGCTGGTGTACAGGTCAAGATGTGCACGGGCGACAACATCCTCACGGCACGTTCGATTGCGAACCAGTGTGGTATCTTTAAGCCTG GCTCGGAAGTGGCCAAAGAAGCGAGTGATATCATTCTTTTGGATGATAACTTCTCCAGCATCGTTAATGCGATTATGTGGGGTCGCTGTGTGAATGATGCTGTGCGCAAATTCCTCCAGTTCCAATTCACTGTGAATATTGTTGCAGTCATTGTCACCTTTGTCTCTGCCATCGCCAGCGACAGCGAGAATTCGGTTCTTACCGCTGTGCAACTGCTCTGGTTGAACCTTATTATGGACACACTCGCAGCGCTTGCATTGGCTACGGATCCTGCAGATGAATCTTCGCTGGACCGGAATCCGGATCGTTCTTCTGCTCCACTCGTCACTACAGAAATGTGGAAGCATATTGTGGTGCAATCGATTTACCAGATCATTGTCATCCTGGTCCTTAACTTCGAGG ACAACTACTCGGACTGGAACGAGCCTACCGTCGGCCGTCTGGCCAAGGAGCTTGGTGCCTACTCTCGCATTC AGGACAACCCGTACCTGTCGCAACTGAAAGGTGGATACACCACCTAA
- a CDS encoding uncharacterized protein (COG:S; EggNog:ENOG503NY7A), producing MVGPALLLVSDWDETITSHDTLCLIAPKKDELKQGTRPFQYYEDEYYKDQSDFKSRYGAVDSEAKLLRYVADVAQAEQATLDKVVDGGLFKGTKIEDRRTRAHQVQFREGWHTVKQNVRELWKDSVRFHIVSVNWSRRFILDALLLQDGKQPCACLETDLQSICFAEIHANEIEEHCVSGQCTGRIVGPLAEAKPMLTGMDKRTIFNAIKEQYTPNSPLTIYVGDGLHDLPCILDADVGILMGTNPRFLEKLEKADLKQRLMTPVAWKEALVKSQPCCPAGIVHVESWHEVIEVIQAMATTLEQLACLRSED from the coding sequence ATGGTGGGCCCAGCGTTACTCTTGGTGTCGGACTGGGACGAGACCATTACCAGTCACGATACATTGTGCCTCATTGCCCCCAAAAAAGATGAGCTTAAACAGGGAACCCGCCCCTTCCAGTACTACGAGGACGAGTACTATAAAGACCAGTCGGATTTCAAGTCGCGCTATGGCGCGGTCGATTCAGAGGCCAAGCTGCTCCGGTACGTGGCGGATGTGGCCCAAGCAGAGCAAGCTACGCTTGATAAAGTGGTGGATGGCGGCCTTTTCAAAGGTACCAAGATCGAGGATCGCCGGACACGCGCGCACCAGGTCCAATTCCGCGAAGGATGGCACACGGTGAAACAGAACGTGAGGGAATTGTGGAAAGATTCTGTTCGATTCCATATCGTGAGTGTCAActggtcgcggcgctttaTTCTTGATGCACTTTTGCTGCAAGATGGCAAACAACCGTGTGCGTGCCTCGAGACAGACTTGCAAAGTATCTGCTTTGCCGAGATCCATGCGAACGAGATTGAAGAGCACTGTGTCTCCGGCCAATGTACCGGGCGCATTGTTGGCCCATTGGCCGAAGCCAAGCCTATGTTGACCGGGATGGACAAGCGCACAATATTCAACGCGATCAAAGAACAATACACTCCCAACTCTCCCCTGACCATCTATGTAGGTGACGGTCTGCACGATCTGCCCTGCATTCTAGATGCCGACGTCGGTATTCTGATGGGAACAAACCCCCGGTTCTTGGAGAAGCTTGAGAAAGCCGACCTCAAGCAGCGACTCATGACGCCTGTTGCGTGgaaagaggcgctcgtaAAAAGCCAGCCTTGCTGCCCCGCGGGTATTGTACACGTCGAGAGCTGGCACGAGGTCATAGAAGTGATTCAAGCGATGGCCACAACGCTCGAGCAACTCGCGTGCCTGCGGTCCGAGGATTGA